The Cryptomeria japonica chromosome 9, Sugi_1.0, whole genome shotgun sequence DNA segment accgaagaaaacccacaaaagccccgaaaagccagcaggccatccaggaatcagattttttccaaggctttagccagggtgctactaatttcttgcagctctttgatgttgtctttgaagttgggagggTCCTTATCAACAACAACCACatctttcttgatactggccctggttctcttcgtagTCCCGCCCaccggggtagcatcaccacttccagtctggatggtctacTCCTCcgggtcaagatccacaaccggtttaggagtatggtcaaagaccttggcaatgtcctccaagtttttggtgacagcagaaaggatacttgggataactcccatcagatttttcatcgcttcttttccctcttccagtgattttaccttgttctccatttcctgcttccaattaatatgttctctgttttcatcctccctctttttatccgaatttatccctttcttttccaggtttttcagggtttcgtaGGTCCGTTTGTCGAAATCCATTAtggcctccaagagcttcttgagattatccaggataagcccctcaccaacactttccttgtccttgctatccctttcctcagtcaggtctttgtttatttccttctcagaattaactttggtttcctcattatccttgggagtcatttcttccatcagatggctattgtccttaccagggtgattgcttagaatagggctatcttgaccaggctcgaaatctccactttcttcctcgttgcccaaCTCCTCttctttccagttgtcttcaccgTTAGATTCGTccgtctccataccactgctttccttgtcaatgtcctttgtttccaacccaggggcacttttccttttcttgctggatgacgccttctccttgctagtttctccctcttccatctttcttttACCCGGGGAAGCGAAAATCCACTTATTTTCCTGcagagcgagggttttgcaatgctcatagatgagcagcatgAGCCCGCTGTGGAGAATCAGGCTGGAAGGGTTAGTCTTGTGTTTGTTcagggacctggaaagggaccgaaaaggtagtagggcagagacACTTTTTTgccgtgtctgaaatggtttaagagcacgaagtggtaggtgtgggccttgGAGAAATGGCCTTCAgccgtaatatactccatgattgcgttcaggacccagccccacaacttcttgatgtttgtagcttcgtagtagcccccagtagccttgcctattttggcccgctctttctctttccGCGGGAATAGGTTAACTGCATtattggagaccttgaggtctcgaaagaagttaAGCCCGATGAGGGGCATTCCAGTCACAGTTGAAATAAGCCTAGTGTCTAGCTTAAATTTAACtccgtaaagtttaaaagagccattagaccagtttttggaaatcttggaaacgtctaagttaaccctacctttgtcatagtcctcaagcttttccatgaagctggtaagagagcccttctccagcttCGCCCAAACTTTAGGCATTGCTTTCTAGGTCGACGTGTTGTCAGGTTCTTCAcgtcttaggtctcctcccattttCGGATGCAGGCTATCTGCTTtgtttctctgcaaattgagaCCACCTTTCTCGATGCTGCTCAAATTTTCacactgagtaacccacaaagcatgcggtgatttattggagatagtaggagatctgccgcaatgccaggtaatgatggcctttccagcaaggcgtAAATGATGcattttacttgtcatgatttaattgtccttctctccctgtataacggtcctttctgaggatctctttaatatttaaattgagatcatcctcgtgccaaatcatttgagcgtcagagttaactccagtattcgctaaacagtcagcaacactgttttgctctctgaaggcattttgtataataatttctttgaaactggcgatgatctctctagctttcatgatgatattctcaatagaccaagaaggctctgattccccctttaagcacttaataatattaagtgaatccccctcaagccatattttatcataattaagatttttggctataatcaaGGTATTCAAGGTAGCAGAGGtttcagcaaaatggctagtttgattccccagaggaccagccaccaccttaagacaacttccaacaaaattcctgataatgcccccatatccagctttacccggattccctttagaagccccatcgaagttagccttaatccatccctgcaagggaaaacatcaaacaagaccttctctgcctttctccttgctagtagtagtagtagaaAGATTCCACCTATCTTTGAAATCATCTTTAGCAACAAGTCCCTGATCAGTACAATAGAGGCATTCataatactcctaaagattttatctgcaaccacttcaggaatagcccttttatctctgaaaatcttgttgttgcgctctttccatatattccaaataacaattgacagagtaagtctccaggtctccacaattttaggattagagttaggacaatgccattgaagccaagtgtcaccaagagagtttgggaagacccagctcaggttccacctggacgggatgattttctagatatcctggctaaaagagcattgattgagaatatggcaagttgtctcttcttccctgcaacaaagagaacacctattaggaaaaataatgcctcttttatgaagattatccagggttaatatcttattttggatgaaaatccaaaagaagatgttgactttggGAATTAAGTTCttattccagactttagcccagatgggaatagCTTCCACCTAgacattgtgaatagccacaacagaggaaacagagtatttcccatccagagttttcccccatatcagagtgtcatctttgttgtctctagggattttagcagaaatagcaatttgaaggaacttgagatccggacactgctggctaaagtcaatccagtccccatttctccagtaatctcttaccatttcactgTACCTACATTTGAAactgtctttccaatctttgaggatagggatttcctccagaggtttatccaggatccatctatcttcccaaaatcttattttcctcacatccccaaggttccaggttctgccagcagcagcccaacctttagcagattgcacgacattccaaatggcagatccatcaacagagaaagagttgtcaaagaattcttcctcagaaggttgcatatagagatatttgtttttccaaatagagttccattctctttcctcccctttgcatctccaaatttgcttggctaataaagctttatttatagaacttaattattattattattatttttatatctttatattattattatgttttaatgtactcttatttttatatctttatatttccattaaactctttacaaaagtaaaaaatattttgtagtacttaattattattattatatttttttatattattgaccaaaggaaaaaaatttattaagaatacatcattattattatattagcatattattattatttttggtcgGTAAGCGCCTTTGACTAGAGCTTTGAACCAGTGGTGTCACATAGGGGGACCCCATCCTCGAGTACATCATATATATGATTACGAGGTATTGACACCTCCATTTTTGTCTCTTTGCTCCTTGTCACTCCATACATTCTCTTTATCCCTCCATTCCTCTATCAACCTTCCACCCGTTTCTCCACCTGCTTCCTCCATCAACATTTCTCCTTCCACCTCCATCCTCCATTGGCATACCTCTTATTGCTACTCCACCCACATTAATCTCACCTTTGTTCCTCCTATCCTCTATGCTTTCTACTCCTGCTTATCCCTTCATGCCACCTCACCCTAGCTCCTCCTAACCTCTATGCCCATCACACCTTATCTCTCCACATCACCTACTCACTCCTTATTGCTCTATGCCATCTTCGACTACAATCCTCTTATCACTCCACTATTCTCACCACCTTATCTATTCACATCCTATCCAATGAATCGTTAGGGCATCCATTAGGGGTCAACAAGCTTGCATCATCACTTGTATATCTCAAACCACCACAACTAACTAGTCACCATATCTGCCAACCAAGCTTGCATCATCACCTGTATATCTCACCACAACCAACTAGTCACCATCTCTACCAACCAAGCTTGCATCGTCACCTGTATATCTTAGACCACCGCAGCCAGCTAGTCACCATCTTTGCCAACCAAACAATGACACCATCACCGTGCAACCATCATCGTCCAACATTGACACAAGCCACCATCGTTCATGCATCAACATGGTACCGGACAAAGAGGGTTCAAAACAACATATCAACATGTTAGGTTTCGAACACAAGACCTTTCAAATAGTAAGGCTTGTAGTTTCCATTGGGTTGCGGGGTCATCCCCTTATATTAGCATATCAGACCACCACAACCAACTAGTCACCATCTCTGCCAACCAAGCCTGCATCATCACCTGTATGTCTCACCGCAGCCAACTAGTCACCATCTCTACCAACCAAGCTTGCATCGTCACCTGTATATCTTAGACCACCGCAACCAGCCAGTCACCATCTCTGCCAACCAAACAACAACACCATCACCATGCAACCATCATCGTCCAACATTGACACAAGCCACCATCGTTCATGCATCAACATGGTACCGGGCAAAGAGGGTTCAAAACAACATATCAACATGTTAGGTTTCGAACACAAGACCTTTCGAATAGTAAGGCTTGTAGTTTCTATTGGGTTGCGGGGTCATCCCCTTATATTAGCAtatcattattatattataatatcattatatttttatttaatatttattcttatcCATAAAAGTGAATTTTATGTATccccataattaataatattagattaAGATAATTATGAAGTTAACTCATTGCTTGATGAGATAACATAGCTGATTGATCAATTAAACTTAAAGTGGCTCATAAttgagaggtggaagtgaagatataattatcattaaataattaaaaattaagtaCAATAACTAAATCAAAATTTACTCTATGATACTAAGATTAAAATTTCATATATACCTACGTTTTCAACTTATGAAATTTCAATTAGATTATTATACAAATCATCCACTCATTTTCTACTTGAACTAGAGAGGAAGTGCCTCTTTCCAAATTACCAAGATATTCGGTTAACCTAAGTTTtttctttatttgtgcttctttcCTTATTATTTTGCAATTCAATTTTATAATATGACAGACATAATAATGTTGAGAATCAAAACCTAAAATTTACTACTTCTGAATTAGAGCCTTGACAAAGAAAGGCATTTGAATTTTGAGCCCTCGCCTGTATACACCCAAGAGGGTAAAAAAAATGAAGGCTTGTCTGTGATAATCAGTAGTGAGAATGGCGGCATCGTCATTGCAAGCAGGCGTACTGGCCACGATACAAGAGTTGCGTCCTTCCTCACCGTTATTCACCAATGGAGCTTCACTCAGAATTACCGGCAGGTGCCGCCATTCTTTACAGTgtatcattaaaaaataaaaactcaTCTTGTGAATTTTGGAATTTTCTTTTGGCAATTACCTTTGTTCTTCTTGCGGCGATCACTAGTTCATTCTTTGTACAGGGGATCGTCCCTTTAATTGCTCTTAAAGTCGTAGCTCTACTGCACTAGGGTATTGAATGTATTGAGGTTTCTGATTCTGCTATCAACAGTATGGCGCCTTTGTGTCTTTGAGGGTTTATAGTTCCTTGGTAAGCCCTTTTACTTGAAAGTAACTGCTCCCCAAGGACATTGTGGTGTGGAACTACATTTACAAGTAAAACGGTCTGTTTTTGTAAGTAGATTTTTTTGGCTGCTTTTCAATAACTATTTTACAGATTGTAATTTTTGTTACATTAAACTATTACAGTCACCGGTGGACGTAATTATAATCTTTTTCTTGATCCCTTATGATTTAGGAGAATTAGCCTAGTCATCATTATTTCTGCCACTACCACACTAAAAATGATTTATAGGGAGAAGAATTGGTACCATTATTATCAAGATCACACTAGAATGTGAGCCACTGGATAAGGTGAGGGCATATGCTTGAAATGCTAGTCTCTGCAAGTTCTGAGCCATATTGTTTACAGAACTCAAGATTGCAGGAAATACGACTTCACGACTTATTTTTTCTTAGAAAATTAGTATGGGACTATAGTTCTACAGGTTGTCTCCTCTCTGTCTTGAAATGCGTACATCACATTTGTGCTGGTGAGGTACatattgaaggttgaaaacttgAAAGCTCTTGGATATTGGAACAATCTTTTCTTGTCTGTCATTGAAGCTTGTTATGATCTCTTAGGTATTGGGTTTATATGTGAAAATGGAAATTCATTTTGTAGTGGCATTTTTCATGTAATCTTGCAGTAAATTTTCTGATTTATTTCCATCCATGCTCTTTTATTTTCTGAGCAGGCTGCAAGAGTTCTCAGTTGAAACGGCAGTTGCAGTCATAGCTGATGAAGGGGCGACTTTTAGAATTGATACTCAAAATTTAAGGGATATTAATTTTCGAATAGGATCATTGTATCAATTCATTGGAGAGCTTTTTATTCAACCAGATTTACCTCCTGATCaggtctttttcacatcaatattttTGGAAAGTGTCAAGTCTTCTTGTTTCAGTTCTATTTTAGATATAGGGTAACATATATCCTTTTGCTGTTCATATATGCTTCTGCAATGCAGGAATTATGCTTTAACCGggctatgatgatgatgcaggcGATCTTGCAGGCAAGGGTGGGAAGAAATGTGGATGGCATGGACATTAACCTTTACCGCAATTCATTAGAGCTTCGCAGGCGATTTGAGGAAAAATATATCAGCACAAATTCCATCTGAAAGTGTTTCTTTGCTTGGAAAGCCATTTTTTTGTGAATGGAAGATGTGCAAATTGAGGAATTTATCAAGGATTTTTCTGAACAATTCAGCTTCTTTCTGAACCTGgacaatttggtctctttattaaTTCATATTTAATGTGATATCTTACATTGGTCTGCTTTAGTCTATTTAGATTGGAGGGCTCTAGATACAGGCAATGATTTTGTTGGAACTTGGATGCCAAAGTTACATTTGAACCGTTTGTATGAGGAATTGGCTGGTAGCTTAGGGCTATGCACTCATCAACATGATCTGAATG contains these protein-coding regions:
- the LOC131029802 gene encoding CST complex subunit TEN1 — its product is MAASSLQAGVLATIQELRPSSPLFTNGASLRITGRLQEFSVETAVAVIADEGATFRIDTQNLRDINFRIGSLYQFIGELFIQPDLPPDQAILQARVGRNVDGMDINLYRNSLELRRRFEEKYISTNSI